In Sulfitobacter sp. OXR-159, one DNA window encodes the following:
- a CDS encoding TRAP transporter small permease subunit: MKFMRGYIRGIDAMNRRIGRIMMYGIFVLMGVLLWSTVSKAFFVPSLWTLEMAQFVMVGYYILGGPYSIQLGSNVRMDLLYGDWSLRRKAWFDLFTVFFLIFYLCVLLYGAVSSTAYSLGYWGTEPFSFFGGLVTGTEEIGHMEKSSSAWRPYLWPIKVVMIVGIFLMLLQCLSELLKDVLRLKGEAI; encoded by the coding sequence ATGAAATTCATGCGTGGCTATATCCGGGGCATCGACGCGATGAACCGACGGATCGGGCGGATCATGATGTATGGCATCTTTGTCCTGATGGGGGTGCTGTTGTGGTCCACCGTCAGCAAAGCCTTCTTCGTCCCGTCGCTCTGGACGCTGGAAATGGCGCAGTTTGTCATGGTGGGCTACTACATCTTAGGTGGGCCTTACTCGATCCAACTGGGGTCGAACGTGCGGATGGACCTGCTCTATGGCGATTGGTCGCTGCGCCGCAAAGCGTGGTTTGATCTCTTCACCGTCTTCTTCCTGATCTTCTATCTCTGCGTGCTGCTCTATGGCGCGGTGAGTTCCACCGCCTATTCGTTGGGCTATTGGGGGACCGAGCCGTTTAGCTTTTTCGGTGGGTTGGTCACGGGGACCGAAGAGATCGGCCATATGGAGAAATCCAGTTCCGCTTGGCGGCCCTACCTCTGGCCGATCAAGGTCGTGATGATCGTCGGTATCTTTCTGATGCTGCTGCAATGTCTGTCCGAGCTGTTGAAAGACGTGCTGCGGCTCAAGGGTGAGGCCATCTGA
- a CDS encoding TRAP transporter large permease, which produces MSYEMIATLMFSSMMLMLLTGQRVFGAIGFIAVVSALLLWGDKGGYDIGFAAAMKLMKWYPLLTLPMFIFMGYVLSESRIADDLYKMFHVWMGGVRGGLAIGTIGLMVLISAMNGLSVAGMAIGSTIALPELLKRGYDKRMVTGVIQAGSSLGILVPPSVVLVLYAMIARQPVGQLWLAGVIPGLMMAAMFIAYIVIRCRMNPELGPILSAEDRDIPRAEKLRLLRAGILPLVIFAVMMVPFVRGWTSLVESSAIGAGAAFLAAVLKGRMTREVFENSVRNTLGITCMFMWIILAALAFGAVFDGLGAVKAIESLFTEKMNLSPWMILIMMQLSFIIMGTFLDDTAMLVIVAPLYVPLVGALGFDLIWYGILYTITTQIAYMTPPFGYNLFLMRAMAPPEITLRDIYASITPFVLVMVLALILVMVFPQIATWLPDYIYDK; this is translated from the coding sequence ATGTCCTATGAAATGATCGCGACATTGATGTTCTCATCGATGATGCTGATGCTACTGACCGGCCAGCGCGTGTTTGGCGCTATCGGCTTTATCGCCGTTGTGTCGGCGCTGCTGCTCTGGGGTGACAAGGGCGGCTATGACATCGGCTTTGCCGCCGCGATGAAGCTGATGAAGTGGTATCCGCTGCTGACCCTGCCGATGTTCATCTTCATGGGCTATGTGCTGAGCGAGAGCCGCATCGCCGATGACCTTTACAAGATGTTCCATGTCTGGATGGGCGGTGTGCGCGGCGGGCTGGCGATTGGGACGATTGGTCTGATGGTGCTGATCTCGGCCATGAACGGGCTGAGCGTGGCGGGGATGGCGATTGGCTCGACCATTGCGCTGCCGGAATTGCTGAAACGCGGGTATGACAAGAGGATGGTGACCGGGGTGATCCAAGCGGGGTCGAGCCTTGGCATCCTCGTGCCGCCCTCGGTGGTGCTGGTGCTTTATGCGATGATCGCGCGGCAGCCCGTGGGGCAACTGTGGCTGGCGGGTGTCATTCCGGGGCTGATGATGGCGGCGATGTTCATTGCCTATATCGTGATCCGGTGCCGCATGAACCCTGAACTTGGTCCCATCCTCTCAGCCGAAGATCGTGACATTCCGCGCGCCGAAAAGCTGCGCCTTCTGCGGGCTGGCATCCTGCCGCTGGTGATCTTTGCGGTGATGATGGTGCCGTTTGTGCGCGGTTGGACCAGCCTTGTGGAAAGCTCTGCCATCGGGGCAGGCGCGGCTTTTCTTGCCGCCGTTCTGAAGGGCCGGATGACCCGCGAGGTTTTCGAGAACTCGGTGCGCAACACGTTGGGCATCACCTGCATGTTCATGTGGATCATCCTCGCCGCCCTCGCCTTTGGTGCGGTCTTTGACGGGCTGGGCGCGGTTAAGGCGATTGAGAGTCTCTTTACCGAGAAGATGAACCTCAGCCCCTGGATGATCCTGATCATGATGCAGCTGAGTTTCATCATCATGGGCACCTTCCTTGATGACACGGCGATGCTGGTCATCGTGGCCCCGCTCTATGTGCCGCTGGTCGGTGCGCTGGGCTTTGATCTGATCTGGTATGGTATCCTGTACACGATCACCACGCAGATCGCCTATATGACGCCGCCGTTTGGCTATAACCTGTTTCTGATGCGCGCGATGGCCCCGCCGGAGATTACCCTGCGCGACATCTATGCTTCGATCACGCCCTTCGTGCTGGTGATGGTCTTGGCGCTGATACTGGTCATGGTCTTCCCGCAGATCGCGACATGGCTGCCTGATTATATCTACGACAAATAA
- a CDS encoding TRAP transporter substrate-binding protein, with protein MTTRRKFLSGAAVAAPAALAAPSIVHAQAPIKWRMQTYAGAALGEQVTKPAVDYINAAANGEMEIELFYADQIVPTGELFQAMQRGTIDMVHSDDDSMASPTPLQQFGGYFPFATKHILDVPVLFNQYGLADIWKEEYAKVGVEWLSAAGQDPCNFNTTKEIKSVADLDGLKLYTFPTAGRFLSKFGVVPVNIPYEDAEVAVQTGELDGMAWSGITEDYTVGWADVTDYFLTNNISGAWIGSFFVNQQQWADLPDHLKQLVMAGIEAGHTYRNQWYWGGEARLRAQGDKLKLSTVPADEWAEVENAAKDFWTEIAEEGEVHAKIVQIFRDYNEVINKAGPPYTNG; from the coding sequence ATGACCACTCGCAGAAAGTTTCTATCCGGGGCCGCCGTCGCCGCCCCTGCGGCCCTCGCCGCGCCCTCCATTGTCCATGCCCAAGCGCCGATCAAATGGCGCATGCAGACCTATGCCGGTGCCGCCTTGGGCGAGCAGGTGACCAAGCCTGCCGTCGACTACATCAACGCCGCCGCCAATGGCGAGATGGAGATCGAACTGTTCTACGCCGACCAGATCGTCCCCACCGGCGAGCTGTTCCAAGCCATGCAGCGCGGCACCATCGACATGGTGCATTCCGATGACGACTCCATGGCTTCGCCCACGCCCTTGCAGCAGTTCGGCGGCTATTTCCCCTTTGCCACCAAGCACATCCTCGACGTGCCGGTGCTGTTCAACCAATATGGGTTGGCCGACATTTGGAAAGAAGAATACGCCAAGGTTGGGGTCGAATGGCTGTCGGCTGCGGGTCAGGACCCCTGTAACTTCAACACCACCAAAGAGATCAAATCGGTCGCCGATCTGGATGGTCTGAAGCTCTACACCTTCCCCACCGCGGGCCGCTTCTTGTCGAAGTTCGGCGTGGTGCCGGTGAACATTCCTTATGAGGACGCCGAAGTTGCCGTGCAAACAGGTGAGCTAGACGGCATGGCGTGGTCGGGCATCACCGAAGACTACACCGTCGGCTGGGCCGATGTGACGGACTACTTCCTCACCAACAACATCTCGGGTGCTTGGATCGGGTCGTTCTTCGTCAACCAGCAGCAATGGGCCGATCTGCCGGATCACCTCAAGCAGTTGGTCATGGCGGGGATCGAAGCGGGCCACACCTACCGTAACCAGTGGTACTGGGGCGGCGAGGCGCGTCTGCGGGCGCAGGGCGACAAGCTCAAGCTCAGCACTGTGCCTGCCGACGAATGGGCCGAGGTCGAAAACGCGGCCAAGGACTTCTGGACCGAGATCGCCGAAGAAGGCGAAGTGCACGCCAAGATCGTGCAGATCTTCCGCGACTATAACGAAGTCATCAACAAAGCCGGTCCGCCCTACACCAACGGCTGA
- a CDS encoding glutamine synthetase family protein: MPGTLTFDALKKLVKEGSVDTVLACLVDMQGRLMGKRFHAVNFVETSYKETHCCNYLLATDLEMATPDGFASTSWQSGYGDYVMQPDLETIRPVPWLDGTVMVLCDVLDHDTHAPVPHSPRAMLKKQIARLKELGFDAMMATELEFFLFEQSFDALRKDGYRNLVPISGYNEDYNILQTTKEENVMRPLRNHLFAAGLPIENTKGEAEAGQEELNIRYSAALDCADYHTIAKHAVKEIAWQQGHAASFLPKWHKDRVGSSSHVHQSLWKDGKPMFVDGDDELGVSDLMRHYMAGLIAYAPEYTYFLAPYINSYKRFAKGTFAPTKTVWSVDNRTAGFRLCGAGTKGVRVECRIGGSDLNPYLAQAVMLAAGIKGIEDKMELAPPTRGDAYGESDAVDIPQTLRAATETLRGSTFLREVLGDDVVTHYTRAAEWEQEEFDRVVTDWEIARGFERA, from the coding sequence ATGCCCGGCACACTGACATTCGACGCGCTGAAAAAACTGGTCAAAGAGGGATCCGTCGACACGGTCCTTGCCTGCCTTGTGGATATGCAGGGCCGGTTGATGGGCAAACGCTTCCATGCGGTGAACTTTGTTGAGACCTCTTACAAAGAGACCCATTGCTGCAACTACCTGCTGGCCACCGACCTTGAGATGGCGACGCCCGATGGTTTCGCCTCCACCTCGTGGCAGTCCGGCTATGGCGACTATGTAATGCAGCCCGACCTTGAGACGATCCGCCCGGTGCCGTGGCTGGACGGGACGGTGATGGTGCTTTGCGACGTGCTGGATCACGACACCCATGCGCCCGTGCCTCATTCGCCCCGCGCCATGTTGAAGAAACAGATCGCGCGGCTGAAGGAGTTGGGCTTCGACGCCATGATGGCGACGGAGTTGGAGTTCTTCCTGTTTGAGCAGAGCTTTGACGCGCTGCGCAAGGATGGCTACCGCAACCTCGTGCCGATCAGCGGCTACAACGAGGATTACAACATCCTTCAGACCACCAAGGAAGAGAACGTGATGCGCCCGCTGCGCAACCATCTCTTCGCCGCCGGTCTGCCGATCGAGAACACCAAGGGCGAAGCCGAAGCCGGTCAGGAAGAGCTTAACATCCGCTATTCAGCGGCGCTCGACTGTGCCGACTACCACACGATTGCCAAACATGCGGTCAAGGAGATCGCGTGGCAGCAGGGCCATGCAGCGAGCTTCCTGCCCAAGTGGCATAAGGACCGTGTCGGCTCCTCCAGCCACGTCCACCAGTCGCTGTGGAAAGACGGCAAGCCGATGTTTGTCGATGGTGACGACGAGTTGGGCGTGTCTGACCTGATGCGGCATTATATGGCCGGTTTGATCGCCTATGCGCCGGAATATACCTATTTCCTCGCGCCCTATATCAACAGCTACAAGCGTTTCGCCAAAGGCACCTTTGCCCCGACCAAAACCGTCTGGTCCGTCGACAACCGCACCGCTGGGTTCCGCCTATGTGGGGCGGGGACCAAGGGCGTGCGTGTCGAATGCCGTATTGGCGGATCGGACTTGAACCCTTATCTGGCGCAGGCGGTCATGCTGGCCGCCGGGATCAAAGGGATCGAAGACAAGATGGAACTGGCCCCGCCCACACGCGGCGATGCTTACGGCGAGTCCGACGCTGTCGATATCCCCCAGACCCTGCGGGCAGCAACCGAGACCCTGCGCGGTTCGACGTTCTTGCGCGAGGTGTTGGGCGACGATGTAGTGACCCATTACACCCGCGCGGCGGAATGGGAGCAGGAAGAATTTGACCGGGTGGTGACCGATTGGGAAATCGCCCGTGGCTTTGAAAGGGCCTAA
- a CDS encoding aldehyde dehydrogenase family protein, with protein MTTVKCISPIDGSVYAERETLSNDAALEAVARARKAQKAWAARPLQERVDLVMGALKEIENSTDRMTEELAHQMGRPVRYGGEFGGLQERTSHMAKIASDALAPTVIEDSDAFSRKIMREPHGVVFVVAPWNYPYMTANNTIAPALIAGNAVILKHASQTILVGEHLADAYRAAGVPEDVFQNVVLSHDTTSALIADNAFDFVNFTGSVGGGQAMERAAAGTFTGVATELGGKDPAYVRADANLDAAVDGVMDGAMFNAGQCCCGIERIYVHESLYDAFVEKAVAWVNNLNLGNPLEEATTLGPMANVRFANEVRAQIDEAVAAGAKAHIEKMPSDDGGAYLTPQVLTGVTHEMRVMRDESFGPVVGIMPVKDDEEAIALMNDSQFGLTAAIFTADADAAEAIGQRLETGTVFMNRADYLDPALCWTGCKQTGRGAGLSELGYHALTRPKSYHLKKA; from the coding sequence ATGACGACGGTAAAATGTATCTCTCCGATTGACGGTTCGGTCTATGCGGAACGCGAAACCCTAAGCAACGATGCGGCGCTTGAGGCTGTTGCCCGCGCTCGCAAAGCGCAAAAGGCATGGGCCGCGCGCCCCCTGCAGGAACGTGTCGATCTGGTGATGGGCGCGCTGAAAGAGATTGAGAATTCGACCGACCGCATGACCGAGGAACTGGCCCACCAGATGGGCCGCCCGGTGCGCTACGGTGGTGAGTTCGGTGGCTTGCAGGAGCGCACCAGCCATATGGCCAAGATCGCCAGCGATGCACTGGCCCCCACGGTAATCGAAGACAGCGATGCCTTTAGCCGCAAAATCATGCGTGAGCCGCATGGCGTGGTTTTCGTCGTGGCACCGTGGAACTACCCCTACATGACCGCGAACAACACCATCGCGCCTGCGCTGATCGCGGGCAACGCGGTGATCCTGAAACACGCCTCGCAGACCATTCTGGTCGGTGAACACCTTGCCGATGCCTACCGTGCGGCGGGCGTGCCCGAGGATGTGTTTCAGAACGTTGTGCTGAGCCATGACACCACATCGGCGCTGATCGCGGACAATGCGTTCGATTTCGTGAACTTCACCGGCTCCGTCGGTGGCGGGCAGGCGATGGAGCGCGCGGCGGCGGGCACATTCACTGGCGTCGCGACAGAGTTGGGCGGCAAAGACCCCGCCTATGTCCGGGCCGATGCCAATCTCGACGCGGCAGTCGATGGTGTGATGGACGGCGCGATGTTCAACGCGGGTCAATGCTGCTGCGGGATCGAGCGGATCTATGTACACGAAAGCCTCTATGACGCTTTCGTTGAAAAGGCTGTGGCTTGGGTGAACAACCTCAACCTCGGCAATCCGTTGGAAGAAGCCACGACGCTTGGCCCGATGGCCAACGTGCGTTTCGCCAATGAGGTCCGCGCGCAGATTGATGAGGCCGTTGCGGCAGGTGCCAAGGCGCATATCGAAAAGATGCCCTCCGACGATGGCGGTGCCTATCTGACGCCGCAGGTCCTGACCGGTGTGACCCACGAAATGCGCGTCATGCGCGACGAAAGCTTTGGCCCCGTGGTCGGCATCATGCCAGTCAAGGACGACGAAGAAGCCATCGCGCTGATGAACGACAGCCAATTTGGTCTGACCGCCGCGATCTTTACCGCTGACGCTGATGCCGCCGAAGCCATTGGCCAGCGGCTGGAAACCGGCACCGTCTTCATGAACCGTGCCGATTACCTTGACCCGGCGCTTTGCTGGACCGGCTGCAAGCAGACCGGGCGCGGCGCGGGCCTGTCTGAACTGGGCTATCACGCGCTGACACGCCCTAAATCCTACCACCTCAAGAAAGCCTGA
- a CDS encoding iron-containing alcohol dehydrogenase, with the protein MSLTANWSYPTAIRFGTGRIKEIAEACAAAGIKNPLLVTDKGLAYLPITQSTLDLMEAAGLGRAMFSDVDPNPTEMNAEAGIKVYRDGGHDGVIAFGGGSGLDLGKVIAFMAGQTRPLWDFEDIGDWWTRADPEGIAPIVAVPTTAGTGSEVGRASVITNSQSHEKKIIFHPKMLPAVVICDPELTVGMPPMITAGTGMDAFAHCLEAFCSPHYHPMSQGMALEGMRLVKEYLPRAYADGTDLEARGHMMSAAAMGATAFQKGLGAIHAISHPIGAVHHTHHGTTNAVVMQPVLRMNRPAIEDRLAKAAAYLDIVGGFDGFYDFVGKLNAELNIPANLTALGVTEPDIDALVASALQDPSCGGNPIELTKENVTQLLRDCF; encoded by the coding sequence ATGTCCCTGACTGCCAATTGGTCTTACCCCACCGCCATCCGTTTCGGCACGGGCCGCATTAAAGAGATCGCCGAGGCCTGCGCCGCTGCGGGTATCAAAAACCCCCTGTTGGTCACCGACAAAGGGCTGGCCTATCTGCCGATCACCCAGTCCACGCTCGACCTGATGGAAGCTGCTGGCCTTGGCCGCGCGATGTTTTCGGACGTTGACCCGAACCCGACCGAGATGAACGCCGAAGCGGGCATCAAGGTCTACCGCGACGGCGGCCATGACGGCGTGATCGCCTTTGGCGGCGGCTCGGGGCTTGATCTGGGCAAGGTCATTGCCTTCATGGCGGGCCAAACGCGCCCCCTGTGGGATTTTGAGGATATTGGGGACTGGTGGACCCGCGCCGACCCTGAGGGCATTGCGCCTATCGTGGCTGTGCCGACGACCGCCGGCACCGGGTCGGAAGTGGGCCGCGCCAGCGTGATCACCAATTCCCAAAGCCATGAGAAAAAGATCATCTTCCACCCTAAAATGCTGCCCGCCGTCGTGATCTGCGACCCGGAGCTGACCGTGGGCATGCCGCCGATGATCACCGCAGGCACCGGGATGGATGCTTTCGCCCACTGCCTCGAAGCCTTCTGCTCGCCGCATTACCACCCGATGAGCCAGGGTATGGCGCTGGAAGGCATGCGTCTGGTCAAGGAATATCTGCCGCGGGCCTATGCCGATGGTACTGATCTTGAGGCGCGCGGGCATATGATGTCTGCTGCGGCCATGGGCGCCACGGCGTTTCAAAAGGGTCTGGGTGCCATCCATGCCATCAGCCACCCGATTGGCGCGGTGCATCACACGCACCACGGCACCACCAACGCGGTCGTCATGCAGCCCGTCCTGCGCATGAACCGCCCCGCCATTGAGGACCGTCTGGCCAAAGCGGCAGCCTATCTCGATATCGTCGGCGGCTTTGATGGCTTCTATGATTTCGTCGGCAAGTTGAATGCGGAGTTGAATATCCCCGCTAATCTGACCGCCCTTGGCGTGACCGAACCCGACATTGACGCGCTGGTGGCCTCGGCTTTGCAAGACCCAAGCTGCGGCGGCAACCCGATTGAACTGACCAAAGAGAATGTCACGCAGCTGCTGCGCGACTGCTTTTAA
- a CDS encoding c-type cytochrome, whose amino-acid sequence MNMRIASIFAICLGATPLWAESHASGDAEAGEKVFRKCKSCHMIQDDEGNDIQKGGRTGPNLYGIYNRVAGSVEDYRYGDFIVEAGEAGLAWNEEDFTGYVADPKKFLASYLDTNRAKSKMSYRLKDEEDAKDVWAYLVSVGPEVTEVDMEEAKTTE is encoded by the coding sequence ATGAACATGCGTATCGCGTCGATCTTCGCCATTTGCCTTGGGGCCACGCCCCTATGGGCAGAAAGCCATGCCTCCGGTGATGCCGAAGCCGGGGAAAAGGTCTTTCGTAAATGCAAAAGCTGCCACATGATCCAAGATGATGAAGGCAATGACATCCAAAAAGGCGGCCGCACCGGGCCGAACCTTTATGGAATCTACAACCGCGTGGCGGGGTCGGTCGAAGACTACCGCTATGGCGATTTCATCGTTGAAGCCGGCGAAGCCGGGCTGGCGTGGAACGAAGAAGACTTCACCGGATATGTTGCCGATCCCAAGAAGTTTCTGGCCAGCTATCTCGACACGAACCGCGCCAAATCCAAGATGTCTTACCGTCTGAAAGATGAAGAAGACGCCAAGGATGTTTGGGCGTATTTGGTCTCGGTCGGGCCCGAGGTTACTGAAGTGGATATGGAAGAAGCCAAAACGACTGAATAA